The Lolium rigidum isolate FL_2022 chromosome 1, APGP_CSIRO_Lrig_0.1, whole genome shotgun sequence region CCAGGTACCTGGCAGCAAGCATGTCGAAGAGGAGACCCGCGCCGACACCGACAGCCAGGTCGATGGTGTAGTGCCCTCTGCACGCGAGCAGCCTGACCACCTGAGCCAGGTTGAGCGCGTCGTAGAGGCCCGCCAGCCTGTACCGTCCCACACGGCGCATGTCGAGGGACGCGATCACCGCACCAGCAACATGCCCTGagtagaagaggaagaaggagacgTTTCCCACGGGGAAGTCCATTGGGGATCCCAGGAACTCCGCCGGCAGGGGCAGCTGCGTGGAGcagccgaggaggccgcggcagGTGAACATCATGAGCGTGGCGATGGCGGCGCGCGGGCGCTGCTCGACGAGGATGGCCCACAGGATGTAGGCGGCCTGCATCGCGACGAACACCTGCACATGACAAGGTCACACGTCCCATTCAGCATGGATTCTGCCAAGGCAAGTTGGGGAAAACTAGCAAATCACAGCGGGGACCAGGTAGAGCTATCTAGGCAGATTCAGAATCTTATCAGGAAATGATGGACATGTGAAGGACGCATGGATATGAGATTCTTGATCTTATCGGGAGGGAATAGGATTGTGGTTCTGGGTGCGCCAAGTCAGTCACCCAGCACCGTCCATCAGTTTGTTGCTACTTTGCGTTTTGGTTACCAGCTGGTGTTGCTCCCCTCGGCAGAGGCGACAATTCTCAGAGAAGGTTCACTCGTTGTCACAAGAACATAGCCTAGACATAATCGTTCTTATAATTAAAGCGGGAGACGTTGATGTGCAACTGCCAACGGTGCATCTTAATTAATTGTAAGTACACCTAGAAACCTAAATTGGGATTAAACAACTACTTCCTCGGTGGACAGCGCGCGTGGAAGAACAATGTAGATACAAAGAAGTGGCAATTCTATATCCATGTAAACTAGTGGCAAACAAATTGGACACAAAGTGTGTACGAAAAGACAAAATCACTAGGAGTATGTGAAATCTGTGAGTGTTGTCGGTGTTAATTTCCACTATGTGGAGCGCGCGCGTGGCTACAATGGAGGCGCGGGTTGCTTCAGGATTGGTCAATGAGAGTCACATTGGGCAGGTCAAAAAGCGAAGTGGAAAAAAGCTGGGAATTACTGGAGCATCAGGCGGGTAGATCGGCAGCAGGTAGAGCAGGTCCAACGGATCTAGCTAGGAAGGCGGTCAGCCAAGCGCACTCACCGTGTTGAGCGCGGCGAGGAGCGAGTTGAGCCAGGGCCTGGCCTCGATCCCGGCGTgcatggcggcggtggcgacgaagCCGAGGTCGagcgggggcgcggcggcggggaccATGGGGATGGTGTACTCGACGCCCATGAAGAGCAGCAGCCCGCACGCGAAGAGGGCCGGCAGCGGGTGCCGCGCCAGGATGCCGGCCACCCCCGCGGGCGTCAGCCAGTCCGCCGCGggcctcctcgtcgccggcgccggcttcGGCTTCTCCTCCCCCATCGCGGCGCCGTCGGGCAGCGGGTGGACCCTCTTGCCCTTGCCcgcgcggcggacggcggcggaggcgggggcgGCCTGGTCCTGCGCGGCGGGGAGGCTGGGCGGCGGCATGCGCGCGCGGGAGCGGGGCGCGTGGGTCGGACGGGTTGGCGGTTTTGGTCCGTGCGTGCGCGCGCGTGGCGCGCTTGGTGggtgggcggtggcggtgggaAAATCTAGGGTGATTTGTTTTCTGCTTTCGCGTTTGCTTTTTGTAGCAGCGTTTTCTCCGGAGGCTGCGGCGCGGGGGCGGAGGTCCCGAGGGCGTCGGCGCGTGTTTAATGCGAATTTAAGATGGACGGGGTTGAGGTTCAGCCAGCGTGAAGTTGTGGTTGTGTTAGAGGAGAATTACGTGCGTTTGGAAAAGAAAAAAGTCCACATCAGCAATACTGCCGAACGAAACAGCTCTCGTCGCACGGAGGGGGTTAGTTGTCCGGTATTGCATAGTTAGGGGGGTTAAATCCCCATTTTAAAGTTAGGGGGTGTCCGTCCCAAACCTGATAGTTAGGGGGTTATTTGGACTTCTTTCTTTGGaaaatacatctatattagcatcaagtaatatggattagAGGGAGTAGTAATTGTCAGTATCTATTATCTAGTATTACCTTCGTATGTAAATGCCGTCTAATATTTGTCTAAATCTGGATGTATTTAAACGTTTTGTGTGATGTGAGGTGGGGTCACATAGTACATTTTTAGAGCTAACTACTATACATGTTGGTTATAGAACTTGCTATAGATGATATAAttatggcttatagccagcagttgattctactattaaacttgctctaaaaAATTCCtaagataataataataattacaACTAGGTCTTTAGATGGACAAGGTTGAGGTTGAGCGAGCGAGCGTggagttgtttttttttttttgaaaccaaatATATTAGCaagcaggccgcctcattaaaaaccttccagtccccttaggtaccctggtaaggaaaagagtgcgtaaaaaACCTGCTGCTCAAGCATCCGATAAAACTATTACATCATTTGCTAGCTTGCTAAGGATAAAcctagggggttcatcgacccaaatACAAGATTTACTAAAACTACAAGCATCCTTAGCAAGCTCATGAGCTACCTGATTAGCTTCCCTATTACAATGGTCAAAAATCACCGAGTTGAAACCACTACAAAGGATCatacaatcatcataaatagcAGCAGAGGACGTCGCCGAAAACCCTCTGTCTTTCATGGTCTCAACTACTTGCATACAATCTGTTTGCATAATGAAATTATTGCATCCAATATGTTGCGCCAAGCTCAATCCTTCTCTGAGAGCATAAGCTTCAGCCATTGGAGCATCCACAATATGTGCAATAAATCTTTGGGATCCCGCTACAAACCGACCATTACAATCTCTTATAATCACTCCTGTAGCTCCTTTTCCACTATTTTCATCAAAAGCCGCATCAACGTTAATCTTCAGTTTACCTTCTTCCGGTTTTTTCCATCCTTCTCTCTGTTTTGCCTTTGGTTTTCTAGATCCTATCATATAATTCCTGGATAAAACGATTATAGATAGCGCAGATCTACCCGGTACTTGCACAATTTCGTCATGCACTTTTTTCCTCCTTTCCCACCAAATAAACCAACCTGCAGTTAAGACCAATTCAGCAAAACCAACATTGTCAAGGTGGGTTAGTCTGCGCTCCTCGTTTAATAATTTCTTCAACGATCACCGATCCCGACCTCGTCCAACTGCCTTGCTTCATCAATCTTGTCCCAAACACCAATTCCCTTCCAGACCTCTATAGCTCTCTCACAGGAAAAAAGAACATGTTTGATATCTTCACAACTCGAAAAGCATATAGGACAGCCCCCTATATTTCCAATATGCCGGTTGGCCAGAACTCCACGACATGGGATCATACCATGTAACACCCTCCATCCGAATATTTTAATCTTGCTCGGAATTTCCAGCTTCCATAATTTATCCCATACTTGATTTCCACGACAAGGTTGAGGTTGAGCGAGCGAGCGTGGAGTTGTTAGTTCTGTTGGAGGGAGAATTGCATGTGTTTAGGTGTTGGGAGATACAACTAACTGTGGTTAAATTTTTAGGGACGGTCTAACCATCATCTagcattcccccccccccccgcaccgCTCTCAGGGGTGAGCAGTGCCTCTCCTTCCTTGAGACTAGTTGAGCGGGGCACAACTCCTCTCCCTCCCCTCtctggcggcctcgccggccggagttgGAGAGGGATATGAGGCCGCTATGTATATTATTGTAGGTTTAGTAGTAGTTGTTGGCCCTGGTGCCAGTTTGGCGTCACGCCGGAGGGGTGGATTCGGCTGGAGACGGCGAGCTGCTCCGGCTGGAATAGGGAGCTACTCTCGTTCGCTGCCGCGCTTCGGTGGTCGGAGATGGCGACGAGCGGAGTTCTCCATTCATCCCTTTTAATAAAGCTCGAGTGCTGGATGCCAAATTGCAAGGAAATTTCTTCGAGATATTCTtaatagaaaaaagaaag contains the following coding sequences:
- the LOC124695793 gene encoding phosphatidylcholine:diacylglycerol cholinephosphotransferase 1-like; protein product: MPPPSLPAAQDQAAPASAAVRRAGKGKRVHPLPDGAAMGEEKPKPAPATRRPAADWLTPAGVAGILARHPLPALFACGLLLFMGVEYTIPMVPAAAPPLDLGFVATAAMHAGIEARPWLNSLLAALNTVFVAMQAAYILWAILVEQRPRAAIATLMMFTCRGLLGCSTQLPLPAEFLGSPMDFPVGNVSFFLFYSGHVAGAVIASLDMRRVGRYRLAGLYDALNLAQVVRLLACRGHYTIDLAVGVGAGLLFDMLAARYLESKNVDVTRCCSNCQKVSQKLTS